Proteins encoded within one genomic window of Oncorhynchus nerka isolate Pitt River linkage group LG17, Oner_Uvic_2.0, whole genome shotgun sequence:
- the LOC115145274 gene encoding claudin-18-like isoform X1: MGTSVIQQIGFILGVLGQFFISAATAMDMWGLQDRSFSVITSVYTYSGLWKSCVENSSGMTQCRPYFTILGLPVMLQAVRALMIVGIVLGAIGCLIAIFALKSLKMGNMEDNVKATMTLTSGVMFLLAGVCGIAGVSVFANLIVSSFRFTTYADSGYGGEGVLGGLGGSLTPRYTFGTALFVGWIGGAVLVIGGVMMCIAFRGMIPSKEKRQGYGVAYKAASQHTTVYKDDAKPRLAYDESFRAQIMNGRHSNQQYV; encoded by the exons ATGGGCACCTCAGTGATTCAGCAAATCGGCTTCATTTTGGGTGTGTTGGGCCAGTTTTTCATATCTGCTGCTACAGCCATGGATATGTGGGGTTTACAGGACCGGTCCTTCTCAGTCATAACAAGTGTTTACACTTACTCTGGACTCTGGAAATCATGTGTAGAAAACTCATCTGGAATGACCCAATGCAGGCCTTATTTTACCATACTAGGGCTGCCAG TTATGCTCCAAGCTGTGCGGGCACTGATGATAGTTGGGATAGTTCTGGGAGCCATCGGCTGTCTGATCGCCATCTTTGCCCTCAAGAGTCTGAAGATGGGAAATATGGAGGACAATGTCAAGGCTACCATGACACTGACCTCTGGGGTCATGTTTCTGCTTGCAG GTGTCTGTGGCATTGCTGGAGTGTCTGTCTTTGCCAACCTAATCGTGTCCAGCTTCCGGTTCACCACCTATGCAGACAGTGGATATGGAGGAGAAGGAGTACTGGGAGGACTTGGAGGATCTCTCACTCCCAG GTACACCTTTGGCACCGCCCTCTTTGTGGGGTGGATAGGCGGGGCTGTGTTGGTCATAGGAGGAGTTATGATGTGTATTGCCTTCAGAGGGATGATTCCATCAAAGGAGAAGCGACAAGG TTATGGGGTGGCCTACAAAGCTGCGTCCCAACACACAACAGTGTACAAGGATGACGCGAAACCCAGACTCGCCTATGACGAGTCTTTCAGAGCCCAGATTATGAATGGAAGACACTCCAACCAGCAATATGTGTGA
- the LOC115145274 gene encoding claudin-18-like isoform X2 yields the protein MGTSVIQQIGFILGVLGQFFISAATAMDMWGLQDRSFSVITSVYTYSGLWKSCVENSSGMTQCRPYFTILGLPGEVMSFTEVLVMFLLAGVCGIAGVSVFANLIVSSFRFTTYADSGYGGEGVLGGLGGSLTPRYTFGTALFVGWIGGAVLVIGGVMMCIAFRGMIPSKEKRQGYGVAYKAASQHTTVYKDDAKPRLAYDESFRAQIMNGRHSNQQYV from the exons ATGGGCACCTCAGTGATTCAGCAAATCGGCTTCATTTTGGGTGTGTTGGGCCAGTTTTTCATATCTGCTGCTACAGCCATGGATATGTGGGGTTTACAGGACCGGTCCTTCTCAGTCATAACAAGTGTTTACACTTACTCTGGACTCTGGAAATCATGTGTAGAAAACTCATCTGGAATGACCCAATGCAGGCCTTATTTTACCATACTAGGGCTGCCAG GTGAGGTGATGTCTTTTACCGAAGTTTTGGTGATGTTCCTGCTCGCAG GTGTCTGTGGCATTGCTGGAGTGTCTGTCTTTGCCAACCTAATCGTGTCCAGCTTCCGGTTCACCACCTATGCAGACAGTGGATATGGAGGAGAAGGAGTACTGGGAGGACTTGGAGGATCTCTCACTCCCAG GTACACCTTTGGCACCGCCCTCTTTGTGGGGTGGATAGGCGGGGCTGTGTTGGTCATAGGAGGAGTTATGATGTGTATTGCCTTCAGAGGGATGATTCCATCAAAGGAGAAGCGACAAGG TTATGGGGTGGCCTACAAAGCTGCGTCCCAACACACAACAGTGTACAAGGATGACGCGAAACCCAGACTCGCCTATGACGAGTCTTTCAGAGCCCAGATTATGAATGGAAGACACTCCAACCAGCAATATGTGTGA